One stretch of Tepiditoga spiralis DNA includes these proteins:
- a CDS encoding type III restriction-modification system endonuclease: MAGFNFEKNLEHQSQAVKSTVGVFNNVEIVKPQGINKEFVNPVFDTNTNFQYIHNIGDLQEQNSIERKGKGKSNIIDIMMETGTGKTYTYTKTIFELNKLYGIFKFIIVVPTLPIKAGTIDFLNSDSAREHFKEQYGKTLKLHIVESKKSKKPSMPSAVTSFVNARSVEKNKIQVLIINAGMINASSKDKKTGKQVLTLGKSYDKSLLDKYSVPFEAISSVKPFMIIDEPHKFDQNNKTWQNIQKMNPQFIIRYGATFKENENLIYILTAVDSFNRNLVKGVIGHITEFEMGKNVIVKFVNSDGKEASFKKNNIKKHFKITKNESLEKVHNAMTDLFIEKLNKSTVVLSNGLELKKGDKINPYSYAETLQETMIQKAIKYHFEKEKEYLTREVKIKPLTLFFIDNIEEYRNKDGYIRKAVEKYIKAEVEKLLKTETNEEYKAYLKKTLKDISKTHGGYFSKDNSENDELIEKEVNEILHDKQAILDLENPRRFIFSKWTLREGWDNPNIFQICKLRSSGSEISKLQEVGRGLRLPINQYGNRVKDEQFYLNYFVDFTENDFVEKLVNEINEKSGAISREDIPKKLTDKIIKQIVEKYKIDEDDLLEKLDNENVIKRNNDFKKNGFEYIKANYPLIFEGVDSNKVRKSTDKKKKIKVRVEKYAELKELWEKLNEKVVLEYKIENENEFQKLFVDFLQNYTPFEVEGVKERTEKIDIENDQVILKEEVAIYGNDITPISTIQYSEFLKLLSDSLNINLKTLHKSFLETKTDINKYLNQTTLRLFKQKFNDYLMYKALSKFQIGYQKVASSIHPTKFTNKDGKIKTEVNASDIGVFHSDEKVADNYFFDEIFFDSELEEENIKENIKEVIVFTKIPKNSIKIPVAGGKSYSPDFAYVLNFKNGKKKLYFIVETKNTNEESLRNEEIQKIKHAEKFFGDMVQIKFKTQFSNKKMANLIQETFDKNF; this comes from the coding sequence ATGGCAGGATTTAATTTTGAAAAAAATTTAGAACATCAATCTCAGGCAGTTAAATCAACTGTTGGTGTTTTTAATAATGTGGAAATAGTAAAGCCACAAGGAATAAATAAAGAGTTTGTAAATCCAGTTTTTGATACGAATACAAATTTTCAATATATTCATAATATTGGAGATTTACAAGAACAAAATAGTATAGAAAGAAAAGGAAAAGGAAAAAGCAACATCATTGATATAATGATGGAAACAGGAACAGGAAAAACTTATACATATACTAAAACTATTTTTGAATTGAATAAGTTGTATGGAATTTTTAAATTTATAATTGTTGTTCCAACACTTCCAATTAAGGCAGGAACGATTGATTTTTTAAATTCCGATAGTGCAAGAGAGCATTTTAAAGAGCAATATGGAAAAACTTTGAAACTTCATATTGTAGAGAGTAAAAAAAGTAAAAAACCATCTATGCCATCAGCAGTGACAAGTTTCGTAAATGCAAGAAGTGTTGAAAAAAATAAAATTCAAGTCTTGATTATCAATGCAGGAATGATAAATGCGAGTAGTAAGGATAAAAAAACAGGCAAACAGGTATTAACACTGGGTAAATCATATGATAAGAGTTTATTAGATAAATATTCAGTTCCTTTTGAAGCAATATCATCAGTAAAACCTTTTATGATAATTGATGAACCACATAAATTTGATCAAAATAATAAGACTTGGCAAAATATTCAAAAAATGAACCCACAATTTATCATAAGATATGGTGCTACATTTAAAGAAAACGAAAATTTAATTTATATACTTACAGCAGTTGATTCCTTTAATAGAAATTTAGTAAAAGGTGTTATTGGACACATCACAGAATTTGAAATGGGTAAAAATGTAATAGTCAAATTTGTAAACTCTGATGGAAAAGAAGCAAGTTTTAAAAAAAATAATATCAAAAAACATTTTAAAATTACTAAAAATGAAAGTTTAGAAAAAGTTCATAATGCAATGACAGACTTATTTATAGAAAAATTAAATAAAAGCACAGTTGTTTTATCAAATGGGTTAGAATTAAAAAAAGGAGATAAAATTAATCCTTACTCTTATGCTGAAACATTGCAAGAAACAATGATTCAAAAAGCTATAAAATATCATTTTGAAAAGGAAAAAGAATATCTAACAAGAGAGGTAAAAATAAAACCTCTAACTCTGTTCTTTATTGATAATATTGAAGAATATAGAAACAAAGACGGTTATATTAGAAAAGCTGTTGAAAAATACATAAAAGCAGAAGTTGAAAAATTATTAAAAACTGAAACAAATGAAGAGTATAAAGCCTATTTAAAAAAAACTTTAAAGGATATATCAAAAACTCATGGTGGTTATTTTTCTAAAGATAATAGTGAAAACGATGAATTAATAGAAAAAGAAGTGAATGAAATTTTACACGATAAACAAGCAATCTTAGATTTAGAAAATCCAAGAAGATTTATTTTTTCTAAATGGACTTTGAGAGAAGGGTGGGATAATCCAAACATTTTCCAAATTTGTAAATTGAGAAGTAGTGGAAGTGAAATATCAAAATTGCAAGAAGTGGGTAGAGGACTTCGTTTACCAATTAATCAATATGGAAATCGTGTAAAAGATGAACAATTTTATTTAAACTATTTTGTAGATTTTACAGAAAATGATTTTGTAGAAAAGCTAGTAAATGAAATCAATGAAAAATCGGGAGCTATTTCAAGAGAAGATATACCTAAAAAACTAACTGATAAAATTATCAAACAAATAGTTGAAAAATATAAAATAGATGAAGATGATTTATTAGAAAAGCTAGATAATGAAAATGTTATAAAAAGAAATAATGACTTTAAGAAAAATGGTTTTGAGTATATAAAAGCAAACTATCCTTTGATTTTTGAAGGGGTTGATTCAAATAAAGTAAGAAAATCAACAGATAAAAAGAAAAAAATAAAAGTAAGAGTAGAAAAGTATGCAGAATTAAAAGAATTATGGGAAAAACTTAATGAAAAAGTAGTTTTAGAATATAAAATTGAAAATGAGAATGAGTTTCAAAAGCTTTTTGTAGATTTTTTACAAAATTATACACCTTTTGAAGTTGAAGGAGTGAAAGAAAGGACTGAAAAAATAGATATTGAAAATGATCAAGTAATATTAAAAGAAGAAGTTGCTATTTATGGAAATGATATTACACCAATTTCTACAATTCAGTATAGTGAATTTTTAAAACTGTTGTCTGATAGCTTGAATATAAATTTGAAAACATTGCATAAAAGTTTTTTAGAAACTAAAACAGATATAAATAAATATTTGAATCAAACAACACTTAGATTATTTAAACAAAAATTTAATGATTATTTAATGTATAAGGCTTTAAGTAAATTTCAAATTGGATATCAAAAAGTTGCGAGTTCTATCCATCCAACTAAATTTACAAATAAAGATGGAAAGATAAAAACCGAGGTTAATGCCTCTGATATTGGTGTATTTCACTCTGATGAAAAAGTAGCAGATAATTATTTTTTTGATGAAATTTTTTTTGATTCAGAATTAGAAGAAGAAAATATAAAAGAAAATATAAAAGAAGTCATTGTATTTACTAAAATACCTAAAAACTCAATTAAAATACCAGTTGCAGGAGGGAAAAGTTATTCACCTGATTTTGCATATGTTTTAAATTTTAAAAATGGGAAGAAAAAGCTTTATTTTATTGTAGAAACAAAAAATACCAATGAAGAAAGTTTGAGGAATGAAGAAATACAAAAAATTAAGCATGCAGAAAAATTTTTTGGAGATATGGTACAAATAAAATTTAAAACACAATTTAGTAATAAAAAAATGGCAAATTTAATACAAGAAACATTTGATAAAAATTTTTAA
- a CDS encoding TldD/PmbA family protein: protein MTYKEFKEKAFAYSKKIGIEACQINYQNNKNFSLSLGNGELEKYQDASSYKITLKVLKDGKIGSAFSESLEDAEKIVDEAYENLKLIDSEEINYFYDGKGKYLEMNTYSGKFEEMEVNKKLEFVNNIHKEISNDEKIAMVPMVVYQEIGIENKLSNTYGLDLENKMDGAFSYAMAVAKDTSPRSGVDYIVASDPSKLTLDFAKNVKKFAIEKIGSKSVKSGKYDVVFLNSAFSDVLGMFNHMLSAENIQKGLSPLKGKLNSKIGSNKLNIKDLAYYDGSISNTPFDSEGVPTKDKVILEDGILKTYLYDLKTAKKDKVEPTGNSISGRITYMNLFVEPGINSYEELLKKVNNGIVITEVEGMHSGANPISGDFSLGAQGLLIENGKIIRGVEQITISGNFLDMLSKVSEIGNDMKIGQNIVNPSVIIKQMDIAGNI from the coding sequence ATGACATACAAAGAATTTAAAGAAAAAGCATTTGCTTATTCAAAAAAAATAGGTATTGAAGCTTGTCAAATAAATTATCAAAATAATAAAAATTTTTCTCTTTCATTAGGAAATGGAGAACTTGAAAAATATCAAGATGCATCGAGTTATAAAATAACATTAAAAGTTTTAAAAGATGGAAAAATAGGATCGGCATTCAGTGAAAGTTTAGAAGATGCTGAAAAAATAGTTGATGAAGCATATGAAAATTTGAAATTAATAGACTCAGAAGAAATAAATTATTTTTATGATGGAAAAGGAAAGTATCTTGAAATGAATACTTATTCTGGAAAGTTTGAAGAAATGGAAGTTAATAAAAAATTAGAATTTGTAAATAACATTCATAAAGAAATTTCAAATGATGAAAAGATAGCAATGGTTCCTATGGTCGTTTATCAAGAAATAGGAATAGAAAACAAACTTTCCAATACATATGGATTAGATTTAGAAAATAAAATGGATGGAGCATTTTCTTATGCTATGGCTGTTGCCAAGGATACATCACCAAGATCTGGTGTAGACTATATTGTGGCTTCAGATCCTTCTAAATTAACTTTAGACTTTGCAAAAAATGTAAAAAAATTTGCAATAGAAAAGATAGGATCTAAATCAGTAAAAAGTGGAAAGTATGATGTAGTATTTTTAAATTCAGCTTTTTCAGATGTTCTTGGCATGTTTAATCATATGTTATCAGCAGAAAATATACAAAAAGGACTATCACCATTAAAAGGAAAATTAAATAGCAAAATAGGAAGTAATAAGTTAAATATAAAAGATTTAGCTTATTATGATGGAAGTATATCAAATACACCATTTGATTCAGAAGGAGTTCCAACAAAAGATAAAGTAATACTTGAAGATGGGATTTTAAAAACATATCTTTATGACTTAAAAACAGCAAAAAAAGATAAAGTAGAACCAACTGGAAATTCAATTTCCGGAAGAATAACTTATATGAATTTATTTGTAGAACCTGGGATAAATTCATACGAAGAATTATTAAAAAAAGTAAATAATGGAATTGTTATTACTGAAGTAGAAGGTATGCACTCTGGAGCAAATCCTATATCAGGTGACTTTTCATTGGGAGCTCAAGGCTTGCTAATAGAAAATGGAAAGATAATTCGTGGTGTAGAACAGATAACTATATCAGGTAATTTTTTAGATATGCTCTCTAAAGTATCAGAAATAGGAAATGATATGAAAATAGGTCAAAATATAGTAAATCCATCTGTTATAATAAAACAAATGGACATTGCAGGAAATATTTAG
- a CDS encoding 3'-5' exoribonuclease YhaM family protein — MSDGVNLGDLFERNNLINETLYVKDLKPNENITIEVKLISKRLQEARDGKKFLLMTLGDKTGVVRAVDRFHAEEFDSTIKIGSIINVTGKVVMFDNRLQLNVSRNEDSVILIKEEDINSEKFLNSNKNNINELQKKLLSFINSINDKKIKKLLEDIFINDEKIKKDFFNSPAAMTVHHAYKGGLIAHTLKVTELALKISETYKNVNKDVLIAGALLHDIGKIYEYEVKPYGIEKTSEGELFGHINIGSNLVMNKSKKIAGLKKEYLDEIIHIILSHHGEIEYGSPILPKTIESLIVHFADNIDSKIQQSIESMNNTLMIDNDASWTDFNKRMGRKFKINKQEEL; from the coding sequence TTGAGTGATGGTGTTAATCTTGGAGATTTATTTGAAAGAAATAATTTAATTAACGAAACATTGTATGTAAAAGATTTAAAACCCAATGAAAATATAACAATAGAAGTAAAATTGATAAGTAAAAGATTACAAGAAGCAAGAGATGGAAAAAAATTTTTATTAATGACACTTGGAGATAAAACTGGAGTTGTTAGAGCAGTAGATAGATTTCATGCTGAAGAATTTGACAGTACAATAAAAATTGGATCTATAATAAATGTAACGGGAAAGGTTGTTATGTTTGATAATAGACTTCAATTAAATGTATCAAGAAATGAAGATTCAGTGATTTTGATCAAAGAAGAAGATATAAACTCTGAAAAGTTTTTAAACTCAAATAAAAATAATATAAATGAATTACAAAAAAAACTTTTATCATTTATAAATTCCATAAATGATAAAAAAATAAAAAAACTTTTAGAAGATATTTTTATAAATGACGAAAAAATAAAAAAAGATTTTTTCAATTCTCCTGCTGCCATGACTGTTCACCATGCTTATAAAGGTGGATTAATTGCACATACCCTAAAGGTTACTGAATTAGCTTTAAAAATTTCTGAAACTTATAAGAATGTAAATAAAGATGTACTAATTGCTGGAGCATTATTGCATGATATAGGAAAAATATATGAATATGAAGTAAAGCCTTATGGTATTGAAAAAACATCTGAAGGGGAGCTTTTTGGTCACATAAACATTGGATCTAACTTAGTAATGAACAAGAGCAAAAAGATAGCTGGATTAAAAAAAGAATATCTTGATGAAATAATACATATAATCTTATCTCATCACGGTGAAATAGAGTATGGAAGTCCAATTCTTCCAAAAACTATTGAAAGCTTAATAGTTCATTTTGCTGATAATATAGACTCAAAGATACAACAATCAATTGAGAGTATGAATAATACTTTGATGATTGATAACGATGCAAGTTGGACAGATTTTAATAAAAGAATGGGAAGAAAATTTAAAATAAACAAACAGGAGGAACTTTAA
- the alr gene encoding alanine racemase gives MKDRETFVLINIDNYINNLKYIEKITNSKVIPVLKANAYGHGKEILAKELKKEGYDLIAVAYLSEALEILKETKIQTLIFNYFNPQDLKELIEFSDYILPTITSVDFLKEAVEILKEDITKFKFHINYNTGMFRVGLSKNELKELITIIKENNIQIDGFYSHYATADDMDEFVHFQHKKYLEVLDILKEENISIRLKHMSNSAASLLFPEYSLDAVRPGIASYGMQPSNKKIIKELKPVLSFKSVIAKLNELNIGDTVGYGRTFKADKKMIAGIVPVGYADGYFRNLSNKAEMLVNGIRCKIIGRVSMDQIIIDVTNAKAKIGDEVVLIGKQKNEEITSEELANLSNTINYEITSKITNRVKRVYFRGGKYFE, from the coding sequence ATGAAGGATAGAGAAACTTTTGTTTTAATAAACATCGATAATTACATCAATAACTTAAAGTACATAGAAAAAATTACAAATTCTAAAGTAATACCTGTATTAAAAGCAAATGCTTATGGGCATGGAAAAGAAATCTTGGCAAAAGAATTAAAAAAAGAAGGATATGACTTAATTGCAGTCGCTTATTTAAGTGAAGCACTCGAAATATTAAAAGAAACAAAAATTCAAACATTAATATTTAACTACTTTAATCCACAAGATCTTAAAGAATTAATTGAATTTTCTGATTATATACTACCAACAATAACTTCTGTTGATTTCTTAAAGGAAGCTGTTGAAATTTTAAAAGAAGATATAACAAAGTTTAAATTTCATATAAATTATAACACTGGTATGTTTAGAGTTGGATTGAGTAAAAATGAATTAAAAGAATTAATAACTATAATAAAAGAAAATAATATACAAATAGATGGTTTTTATTCTCATTATGCTACTGCAGATGATATGGATGAATTTGTACACTTTCAACACAAAAAATACTTAGAAGTATTAGATATTTTAAAAGAAGAAAATATAAGTATAAGATTAAAGCACATGTCTAATAGTGCTGCTTCTTTATTATTTCCTGAATATTCATTGGATGCTGTTAGACCTGGAATAGCTTCTTATGGAATGCAACCTTCTAATAAAAAAATTATAAAAGAATTAAAACCTGTTTTATCATTTAAAAGTGTTATAGCAAAGTTAAATGAGTTAAATATTGGAGATACAGTTGGCTATGGAAGAACCTTTAAAGCAGATAAAAAAATGATTGCTGGAATAGTACCTGTTGGTTATGCTGATGGTTACTTTAGAAATCTTTCAAACAAGGCAGAAATGCTTGTAAATGGAATTCGGTGTAAAATTATAGGAAGAGTTTCCATGGATCAAATAATAATAGATGTAACTAATGCAAAGGCTAAAATTGGAGATGAAGTTGTTTTAATAGGAAAACAAAAAAATGAAGAAATAACTTCTGAAGAATTAGCTAACTTATCCAATACAATAAATTATGAAATAACTTCAAAAATAACAAATAGAGTAAAACGTGTGTATTTTAGAGGAGGAAAATATTTTGAGTGA
- a CDS encoding site-specific DNA-methyltransferase: MYPRLYIAKQLLKDDGVIFVSIDDNEVAQLRILMDEIFGEENFIALAPRKTGAGSAATRSKSELRKLNDYVFIYKKSEFTFKPKLIGVKKFPLKDSFGKYLLAQFQASGSDATRSARPNMFYPIYELEDGTLTTIKKGKIKKIILPNKVNGEDGRWLWNADKFEKDNKRFIHYDNGKIQRKIYFDSSKDNNIYQVEKAWFEQYRNADGTKRFNYLFKPFKALFSNPKPIELIIHLINLINDNNEKNMYILDFFAGSGTTGDAVMQLNAEDNGNRKYILVQLPEEIDKKKNKTAYDFVKNELKIENPTIFDITKERLIRAGEKIQEENKDRPASSKKVKCEGYNGNGEHCPACKGKYTIKIEATKKKDLSNVDFGFKIFETIPNYEGVWENYLFKAEEFDPQLKLFDETELSDEDLKTLLITWKTYDGIPLTKNLKEIDLDGYTGYYFDTKLYLVNKGFTTKSLKRLLEEIDKKKDFNPASIIAFGYNFESKSLREIADNVKSYANKKQIDIDFIARY; the protein is encoded by the coding sequence ATGTATCCAAGACTTTATATTGCAAAACAACTTCTTAAAGATGATGGAGTTATTTTTGTTTCTATTGACGATAATGAAGTGGCACAATTAAGAATTTTAATGGATGAGATTTTTGGGGAGGAGAATTTTATTGCATTAGCTCCAAGAAAAACAGGAGCAGGTTCAGCCGCAACAAGGTCAAAATCAGAATTAAGAAAATTAAATGATTATGTATTTATCTATAAAAAAAGTGAATTTACCTTTAAGCCAAAATTAATTGGTGTAAAGAAATTCCCATTGAAAGATTCTTTTGGAAAATATTTATTAGCTCAATTTCAAGCATCTGGTTCAGATGCTACAAGGTCTGCACGACCGAATATGTTTTATCCTATTTATGAATTAGAAGACGGAACATTAACTACAATTAAAAAGGGCAAAATAAAAAAAATAATACTTCCAAATAAAGTCAATGGAGAAGATGGAAGATGGTTGTGGAATGCTGATAAATTTGAAAAAGATAACAAACGTTTTATTCATTATGATAATGGTAAAATTCAAAGAAAAATATATTTTGATTCTTCAAAAGACAACAACATATATCAGGTAGAAAAAGCTTGGTTTGAACAATATAGAAATGCAGATGGTACAAAAAGGTTTAATTATCTTTTTAAACCATTTAAAGCTTTGTTTAGCAATCCGAAACCAATAGAATTAATTATACACTTAATAAATTTAATCAACGATAATAATGAAAAGAATATGTATATTCTTGACTTCTTCGCAGGCTCTGGAACAACAGGCGATGCCGTAATGCAACTTAACGCAGAAGACAATGGAAATAGAAAATATATTTTGGTTCAACTTCCAGAAGAAATTGATAAAAAGAAAAATAAAACTGCTTATGATTTTGTGAAAAATGAATTAAAAATAGAAAATCCTACAATTTTTGATATCACCAAAGAAAGACTCATAAGAGCAGGAGAGAAAATACAAGAAGAAAACAAAGACAGACCTGCAAGTTCTAAAAAAGTTAAGTGCGAAGGTTATAACGGAAATGGGGAGCATTGTCCTGCTTGTAAAGGTAAATATACTATAAAAATTGAAGCAACTAAAAAGAAAGATTTATCAAATGTTGATTTTGGATTTAAAATTTTTGAAACTATTCCAAATTACGAAGGAGTTTGGGAAAATTATCTTTTTAAAGCAGAAGAATTTGACCCACAACTAAAACTTTTTGATGAAACAGAATTATCTGATGAAGATTTAAAAACTCTTTTAATTACTTGGAAAACTTATGATGGTATTCCTCTTACTAAAAACTTAAAAGAAATAGATTTAGATGGATACACTGGATATTATTTTGATACAAAACTCTATTTAGTAAATAAAGGATTTACTACAAAAAGTCTAAAAAGATTACTTGAAGAAATTGATAAAAAGAAAGATTTTAATCCAGCAAGTATTATTGCTTTTGGATATAATTTTGAAAGTAAATCTTTAAGAGAAATTGCAGATAATGTAAAATCTTATGCAAATAAAAAACAAATAGATATTGATTTTATAGCGAGGTATTAA
- a CDS encoding TldD/PmbA family protein encodes MLSKETVEKILSTLLKHGGDFAEVFVEDKYDNRIEMKDNKIQKINSGIEKGIGIRGFLGTKSVYAYTNDFTEDNLLKVAKRVGQVLGEVTMNNIVLNFDKTEVQNIHPIHFYPQDIKKNEKVNIMKIASESAKNYSDLIKQVVVNFWDYDQKILVANSEGVFKQDRRIRNRLMINSIAEFNGARESGFYGPGAGMGFEFFNILNPREAGERASRIASRMVKADYIEAGKMPVIISNEFGGVIFHEAVGHALEASSVAKGASVFSGKLGEKVASECVSAVDDPTIPNAWGSANIDDEGTETKRNLLIEKGILKSYMIDKLGGRRMNMESTGSSRRMNYKFAPTSRMSNTFILAGDYYPEEIISNTNNGLYAKSLGGGSVNPSTGEFNFAVNEGYLVENGKITKPVRGATLIGKGYEVIKKIDMVGNDVARGQGMCGAASGSIPADVGQPTIRVSEIVVGGRNK; translated from the coding sequence ATGCTTTCTAAAGAAACAGTGGAGAAAATCCTTTCCACACTTTTAAAACATGGTGGGGATTTTGCAGAAGTCTTTGTGGAAGATAAGTATGATAATCGTATTGAAATGAAGGATAACAAAATACAAAAGATCAATTCAGGAATAGAAAAAGGAATAGGTATAAGAGGATTTCTTGGAACTAAATCAGTTTATGCTTATACTAATGATTTTACTGAAGATAATCTTTTAAAGGTAGCAAAAAGAGTTGGTCAAGTTCTTGGTGAAGTTACAATGAATAATATTGTTTTGAACTTTGATAAAACCGAAGTTCAAAATATACATCCAATTCATTTTTATCCTCAAGATATAAAAAAGAATGAAAAAGTAAATATAATGAAAATAGCTTCTGAATCGGCAAAAAATTATTCTGATTTGATAAAACAAGTAGTTGTTAATTTTTGGGATTACGATCAAAAGATTTTAGTAGCAAATTCAGAGGGCGTTTTTAAACAAGATAGAAGAATAAGAAATAGACTCATGATAAACTCTATTGCAGAATTTAATGGTGCACGTGAAAGTGGATTTTATGGACCAGGTGCAGGAATGGGATTTGAATTTTTTAATATTTTAAATCCAAGAGAAGCTGGTGAAAGGGCTTCAAGAATAGCAAGCAGAATGGTAAAAGCTGATTATATTGAAGCTGGTAAAATGCCTGTAATAATTTCAAATGAATTTGGTGGAGTTATATTTCATGAAGCAGTTGGACATGCGCTTGAAGCATCTTCAGTTGCTAAAGGAGCATCTGTTTTTTCTGGAAAACTTGGTGAAAAAGTGGCTTCTGAATGTGTTTCTGCTGTTGATGATCCTACAATACCAAATGCATGGGGTTCAGCAAACATAGATGATGAAGGAACAGAAACAAAGAGAAATTTATTAATTGAAAAAGGTATTTTAAAAAGTTATATGATAGATAAACTTGGTGGAAGAAGAATGAATATGGAATCAACGGGAAGTTCAAGAAGAATGAACTATAAGTTTGCACCTACATCAAGAATGAGTAATACATTTATTTTAGCTGGCGATTACTATCCAGAAGAAATAATATCTAATACAAATAATGGATTATATGCTAAATCATTGGGTGGAGGATCAGTTAATCCATCAACTGGTGAATTTAACTTTGCAGTTAATGAAGGATATCTTGTTGAAAATGGAAAAATAACTAAACCTGTTAGAGGAGCAACCTTAATAGGTAAAGGGTATGAAGTAATAAAAAAGATTGATATGGTTGGCAATGACGTTGCAAGAGGACAAGGTATGTGTGGAGCTGCTTCTGGAAGTATACCAGCAGATGTTGGACAACCTACTATAAGAGTTAGTGAAATAGTTGTAGGAGGGAGAAATAAATGA